Proteins from a genomic interval of Procambarus clarkii isolate CNS0578487 chromosome 45, FALCON_Pclarkii_2.0, whole genome shotgun sequence:
- the LOC123770031 gene encoding L-asparaginase 1 has product MIRTSSSVTSLDEISASYDVEVVDPTFVPKILYGHRASIESVVDTELGIESRVLVLYTGGTIGMVRNDRGKLAPIPQELEANIRRYPHMHDETYAAKRFNGLNNPPLVLPDCKEKRRVVYWVYEYDPLLDSSNMTMDDWIRVAKDIRGVYEMFDGFVVLHGTDTLAYTASALSFMLENLGKPVVITGSQIPIFETRSDGRDNFVGSVIMAGSYTIPEVTVFFNNKLYRGNRTAKVSTGRLQAFDSPNMSPLAIAGISIQVDYRSVFRPTCLEKFTVFDSLNRHVGILRIFPSISADTVRSFLQPPMAGAVIQTYGAGNMPSNRTDIMEVLKEATERGVILVNITQCMHGSVDTVYETGEGLVEAGVMAGLDMTPEAALTKLSYVLAKKEWDNETKKVMMTTNLRGEMTAVSQEDEMETRELDVISSIARVLQLSSSDDIEHVKELLIPTLFFTAIVNADIARLDEIYHNGIEINLQDASGWTALHMACNEGLSEVVTWLLQHGSSVHVRDKLGRTPLSVAIENDYHKIIGLLIRTGAHLTDSPTRLGEAVVTAAAAGHAQRLLSYRLAEADLSCTDPCGRTALHAACTVGSEECIRVLLDANVPTDVRDRTDLTPVMCAEINNNHHLVELIAAHEARNEEMRHSMRS; this is encoded by the exons ATGATCAGGACGTCGTCGTCGGTGACGTCGTTGGACGAGATCAGCGCTAGTTATGACGTAGAAGTTGTCGACCCTACCTTTGTGCCAAAG ATTCTGTATGGGCACAGGGCATCCATAGAGTCTGTGGTGGACACTGAGCTGGGTATAGAGTCCAGAGTACTCGTACTCTACACTGGTGGCACCATTGGCATGGTACGCAATGACAGGGGAA AGCTGGCGCCCATACCCCAGGAGCTGGAGGCCAACATCCGCCGGTACCCACACATGCATGATGAGACCTATGCTGCCAAACGCTTCAATGGCCTCAACAACCCTCCTCTTGTTCTCCC GGACTGCAAGGAGAAGCGTCGAGTGGTGTATTGGGTTTATGAATATGATCCCCTCCTAGACTCCTCCAACATGACAATGGATGACTGGATCCGAGTTGCTAAGGATATTCGG GGTGTGTACGAAATGTTTGACGGGTTTGTGGTGTTGCATGGAACGGACACTCTGGCCTATACTGCTTCAGCTCTTTCCTTCATGCTTGAGAACTTGGGCAAGCCTGTTGTCATAACTGGTTCCCAG ATCCCCATTTTTGAGACTCGAAGTGATGGAAGAGACAACTTCGTAGGGTCAGTGATAATGGCAGGGAGCTACACTATTCCTGAAGTGACGGTATTCTTCAACAACAAGCTGTACCGGGGAAACCGCACCGCTAAAGTATCTACAGGCAGGCTGCAAGCTTTTGATTCCCCAAATATGTCCCCGCTGGCTATTGCTGGCATCTCTATTCAAG TTGATTACCGCTCTGTGTTCCGTCCAACCTGCCTGGAGAAATTCACGGTGTTTGACAGTCTGAACCGCCATGTGGGTATTCTGCGGATATTTCCCTCCATTTCTGCTGATACGGTTCGTTCATTCCTGCAACCTCCCATGGCTGGAGCAGTGATTCAGACCTATGGTGCTGGCAACATGCCTTCTAACCGAACTGATATTATGGAA GTACTAAAAGAGGCAACTGAGCGAGGAGTTATCTTGGTCAACATTACGCAGTGTATGCACGGTTCTGTTGATACagtgtatgagacaggagag GGCTTAGTGGAGGCAGGGGTGATGGCCGGTCTTGACATGACCCCCGAGGCAGCCCTTACCAAACTCAGTTATGTCTTGGCCAAGAAGGAGTGGGACAACGAGACCAAGAAAGTG ATGATGACTACTAACCTACGAGGTGAAATGACCGCAGTCAGCCAGGAAGACGAGATGGAAACTAGGGAATTGGATGTCATAAGTTCCATTGCTCGTGTTCTCCAATTGTCCTCCAGTGATGACATTGAACATGTCAAGGAGCTTCTAATTCCTACGCTATTCTTTACTGCGATTGTAAATGCAGACATAGCACGCCTTGACGAAATTTACCATAAC GGCATAGAGATAAATCTGCAGGATGCGTCTGGCTGGACAGCTCTACACATGGCATGTAATGAAGGCCTGAGTGAGGTTGTGACCTGGTTGCTTCAACACGGTTCTTCAGTTCACGTCCGAGACAAGTTAGGACGTACACCCCTCAGTGTGGCaattgagaatgactaccacaag ATAATTGGCCTGCTAATCAGGACAGGAGCACATTTGACCGATTCTCCAACAAGACTTGGAGAGGCTGTTGTGACTGCAGCGGCAGCTGGCCATGCACAGAGACTCTTGTCCTATCGACTGGCTGAAGCAGACCTCTCGTGTACTGATCCCTGTGGCCGCACCGCCCTACATGCT GCTTGCACTGTGGGATCGGAAGAATGTATTCGTGTACTGCTAGATGCTAACGTCCCTACTGATGTGCGTGACCGCACCGACCTCACACCAGTCATGTGTGCCGAGATTAACAATAACCACCACTTGGTAGAACTAATAGCTGCTCATGAG